The Styela clava chromosome 2, kaStyClav1.hap1.2, whole genome shotgun sequence genome contains a region encoding:
- the LOC144432164 gene encoding charged multivesicular body protein 7-like, whose translation MQSNTHPSEFTDCWGDDERMNFLFSAFPADRSVNPHHWDNKMAFWKKLIQDMSAKLPYGYVSWDNLFNNLTRQGKRPLGLQTVFDDMIQNGEIVPTAQYTHDIHANQSWVGWGLNWCVKKPASWMADKVLSPIKTRSGRDLKKGQFVIVSALEHKCNEVMAKFHQYASKNEHNHEFLNVVSYLQLQDITKTILCDTESLDLTLATLKNKGIVEIKSKHELISEQAAENNHNVALSEKYIKFAKPGNKKVIPFSDVDIGILQLCETRTHLQQTINNTCQEMESCTQKAKELLKNKQRTMALGALRKKKRLEISLSNKEQNLNNIEELLESLNQCKTDKLLMDTYKSAVAAHKKASKGLSLDVVQSTMDDVANVLDNQSEVSEIISTPVSCENTSDDDLETELAALINGPKDTIGLEDICNKMTTVTLEPGIVDLPIPPTHSPGRTETTTRNVQTNHTHKISLTS comes from the coding sequence ATGCAATCAAACACACATCCATCAGAATTTACAGATTGTTGGGGTGATGATGAACgcatgaattttttgttttctgctTTTCCGGCTGATAGATCGGTTAACCCTCATCACTGGGACAACAAGATGGCGTTTTGGAAAAAATTGATACAAGATATGTCTGCAAAATTACCTTATGGATATGTCTCATGGGATAACTTGTTCAACAACTTAACCCGTCAAGGGAAAAGGCCACTTGGACTACAAACTGTTTTTGATGATATGATCCAAAATGGGGAAATTGTTCCAACTGCACAATATACACATGATATCCATGCTAATCAGTCTTGGGTAGGATGGGGGTTGAATTGGTGTGTTAAAAAACCTGCTTCGTGGATGGCTGATAAAGTTCTCAGTCCCATTAAAACTAGATCAGGCCGGGACCTGAAAAAGGGCCAGTTTGTTATTGTTTCTGCATTGGAACACAAATGCAATGAAGTGATGGCAAAATTCCATCAATATGCCTCGAAGAATGAACATAATCATGAATTTCTGAATGTTGTTTCTTATTTGCAATTACAGGATATAACCAAAACTATTTTATGCGATACAGAGAGTTTGGATTTGACGCTGGCCACTCTGAAGAATAAAGGAATTGTAGAAATTAAATCTAAACATGAATTAATAAGCGAGCAAGCCGCTGAGAACAATCATAATGTTGCTTTGAGCGAGAAGTATATCAAGTTTGCAAAGCCTGGCAATAAAAAGGTAATTCCATTTTCGGATGTTGATATTGGAATACTACAGCTCTGTGAAACAAGAACACATTTGCAGCAGACCATTAATAACACTTGCCAGGAAATGGAGAGTTGTACTCAGAAAGCAAAGGAGTTACTTAAAAACAAGCAACGGACCATGGCATTGGGTGCACTTCGGAAAAAGAAAAGACTAGAAATATCACTCAGTAATAAAGAGCAAAATTTAAACAACATTGAAGAGCTGTTAGAAAGTTTAAACCAATGTAAAACTGATAAATTGCTTATGGATACTTATAAGAGTGCTGTTGCTGCTCATAAAAAGGCTTCAAAAGGACTCTCACTTGATGTGGTGCAAAGCACAATGGATGACGTAGCAAATGTTTTGGATAACCAGTCCGAAGTCAGTGAAATTATTTCTACCCCAGTATCCTGTGAAAATACTTCTGATGATGATTTAGAAACAGAGTTAGCTGCATTAATAAACGGTCCTAAAGATACCATTGGTTTAGAAGATATATGTAATAAAATGACAACGGTTACTCTTGAACCAGGGATTGTTGATCTTCCTATTCCACCAACTCATTCACCTGGCCGTACAGAAACTACAACAAGAAATGTTCAAACAAATCATACTCATAAAATTAGCCTTACAAGCTGA